From the genome of Ziziphus jujuba cultivar Dongzao chromosome 4, ASM3175591v1:
TTATTGctcaatttttccaaaagatTTTCGTActgataaagaaataataattttattatggaTGGCAGAAGATCTTCTGCAGCCTCAAAAATACAATACTCtagaagaagttggagatgagTACTTTAGTGATCTAGTGTCAAGGTCATTCTTTCAATGTGATGATGATAATTTTATCATGCATGATCTTGTGAATGATTTAGCTAGTTTTGTTTCAGGAGAATTCTGTTTGAGATTTGGATGATAATGACTCAAAAGTTGTTTCAAGTAATGCTCGCCATTTATCATGTATGGGATATGGCCGTAGAATCAAGAATTTAGAGGCTCTTTCTGAAAATAAGTTATTGCGCACTTGGCTAACAAATGGACGCACTGGGCTAATAAATGGATTAGAATCATTAGATGTTGAACCGATGCAAACAATGCAATGCCTAAGAGTGCTTTGTTGAATTCCAATCTCGCCGTTGCCCGATTCTATTGGAAATTTAAAGCTTCTAAGGTATTTGGATTCAAGTTGGAGTAGACTTGAAGCAATACCGGATACAGTTTGTACTTTGTACAACTTGCAGACCTTAATATTGACATGGTACTTGAACTTGTCTCTTACCGCTGTTAAACAGTTACCTGAGACGATATGCAATTTGCCTGATTTGCGTACATTGTCATTGTCATATTGTGGTCGCCTTAGTCGCTTACCAAAGAGTATGGCAAGACTGACCAACTTGCGCCACGTCAACATTGAGGGGACTTATTTAGAGGAGATGCCACCTCAAATGTCTGCGTTGAAATTTCTTGAAAAACTAAGTTATTTTATCGTAGGCAAAGATAGTGGATCGAGTATTGAAGAGTTAGAAAAGCTTTCAAATTTGCGTGGTAGTCTTGGTATCAAAAGGCTAGAGAATATTGTAAACGTTGAGGATGTTTCAGTGGCAAATGCATTAATGGATAAGAAGTACCTTACCGGACTGAGTTTGGAGTGGGACAATGATGTTGATGATTCACATAAAGCAAAAAGGTTATTAGAAAGACTTGAACCTCGAATAAATGTGGAAGAGTTGGCAATTGCAAATTATGGAGGTACAAGCTTTCCCGACTGGGTAGGACGTGATTTGTTCTGTCGTTTGGGAATAATGAAGCTAAAGAATTGTAGATATTGTTATTTGTTGCCGCCACTTGGGCAACTTCCCTCTCTCAAAGAGCTGTGTGTGGAAGGGTTTGATATGGTGGAGAGAATAGGGCATGAATTTTACTGCGGTGGTTCTTCTTCTAATTCAATGACTAGGCCATTTAAGTCGTTAGAAGTCTTAAAATTTTCGTACATGTCAAGTTGGGAAGAGTGGTTGCTGATGGAAGGTGAGCAAGAAGTTGGAGCTTTCCCTAAACTTAGACAGCTTGAATTAAAAAATTGTCCGAAGCTAAGTGCAGCCTGCTTGCCTGATTATCttccatccttaaatactcTTGTAATCTCGGGATGCAAAAGGCTGCTGGCTTCACTCCAAGCTGATCAACTTCCAACGCTCGAGGTGTTGGAATTATCTGACTGTCAAGAAGTGGAGTCATTTCCAGGAGGGAGATTGCCCTCCACTATCCATACAATCCGCATTTCGCGTTGCAGAAAACTGGTCTCACTTTTGGAAGAGGGATGGCCTTCGAATTTAAAATCACTTTCAATTGGGGGATGCGATAAGCTATCTAATATCAACATGCAGTGGAATCTGGGGATGCTCACCTCTCTTACATCTTTAAAAATCTCCGGGCAAAATGTAGCGCCGGATTCATTCTTGGAGGAAGGACAACTTCCCATCACCCCTCACTTCTCTCACTCTTTTTTATATTCCCAATCTTAGATCCCTACATAGCAAGGCCTTTCGAAGTCTAACCTCcctcaaaaaattgaaaatttctatgTGCACTAAGCTCCAGTGCTTGCCAGAAGAAGGTCTGCCTGCTTCTCTTGAACTGTTGTCGATCGAGAGTTGTCCTTTGGTAGCTCAACGCTGCCAGAGAGAGATAGGGGAAGATTGGCCCAAGATCGCTCACATCCATTGTATACAGATAGTTGACGAAGTTATATTTGATGATATGGACTAATTATACAGAGATGTCCATCTTCTCCAAAATTGTtcaggtatttatttattattttcttttctagaaTCTCTGACATTATGCTTTGAATTTTACTCTctgtttgttttcattttttgatgaATATTCATTCTCTATCACTTCACTTTAAAAATATCTGTTACTCTTCATTTCCTCTTCCTATGATTATGTACAATTAATTGATGTGCCTCAACATTAATAAGGAGTAAATATCAGtaagattaattataatatttttatttatttttttctccattttaaaACTGCTTCTGGTTGTTGACAGAGATCTTGATTTACAATTTTTAACCCTTCTTTCTGGACTTGATTCTATaatcttttttcaaaaacaaaagcacTTAAATCTAGTTAGATTTTGATGTCTGTATATATGCGTAGTAATGATGCTTTTTGTGTAAAAATGGTGGGACTGGCCTTTTTTGTACCTTTTGCATATTTTTCATTCATATTCTTAAACCTCAGAACAAGGCTACCTTGACgtttaattcatttaattttccAGAGACAGGGCTACCTTGACGCTTGAGAATTTCTTCCTGCAATCTGTTGCTGTGCTT
Proteins encoded in this window:
- the LOC132803515 gene encoding putative disease resistance RPP13-like protein 1; its protein translation is MPKSALLNSNLAVARFYWKFKASKLPETICNLPDLRTLSLSYCGRLSRLPKSMARLTNLRHVNIEGTYLEEMPPQMSALKFLEKLSYFIVGKDSGSSIEELEKLSNLRGSLGIKRLENIVNVEDVSVANALMDKKYLTGLSLEWDNDVDDSHKAKRLLERLEPRINVEELAIANYGGTSFPDWVGRDLFCRLGIMKLKNCRYCYLLPPLGQLPSLKELCVEGFDMVERIGHEFYCGGSSSNSMTRPFKSLEVLKFSYMSSWEEWLLMEGEQEVGAFPKLRQLELKNCPKLSAACLPDYLPSLNTLVISGCKRLLASLQADQLPTLEVLELSDCQEVESFPGGRLPSTIHTIRISRCRKLVSLLEEGWPSNLKSLSIGGCDKLSNINMQWNLGMLTSLTSLKISGQNVAPDSFLEEGQLPITPHFSHSFLYSQS